One window of the Leucobacter komagatae genome contains the following:
- a CDS encoding GntR family transcriptional regulator, which produces MNAKGAGGNMPMYRRIATELWADVQSGKLPAGQKLPNETALAERFGVTRLTLRQAVTELQRLGAVEIRRGVGTFVVTPPDLVEIVASVPLARQSTDAMAEALDWPPQQRSTAPVRRVDEVVLAEGPANDAQGVAAAEHLGVEQGELRRLDTVMLRDGRRWIANSYWYRPSLAPIPDLLSCHESVVAALANGQGLELRYLWRAFSAVGADFDDAERLEVPPGTALLVRDGVSATLDGTPVFYVRRRLRGDEARFVLRYDNAD; this is translated from the coding sequence ATGAACGCCAAAGGGGCAGGGGGAAACATGCCGATGTATCGCCGGATCGCGACGGAGCTGTGGGCGGACGTGCAGTCGGGGAAGCTTCCTGCCGGCCAGAAATTGCCGAACGAAACGGCGCTCGCCGAGCGCTTCGGGGTCACGCGGCTCACCCTGCGGCAGGCCGTCACCGAGCTCCAGCGGCTTGGCGCCGTCGAGATCCGGCGCGGCGTCGGTACCTTCGTCGTGACGCCACCCGACCTCGTGGAGATCGTCGCGAGTGTGCCGCTCGCGCGGCAGTCGACCGACGCGATGGCGGAGGCACTCGACTGGCCGCCGCAGCAGCGTTCGACGGCACCGGTGCGCCGCGTCGACGAGGTCGTGCTCGCCGAGGGGCCGGCGAACGACGCACAGGGGGTGGCGGCCGCGGAGCACCTCGGAGTGGAGCAGGGCGAGCTGCGGAGACTCGATACCGTGATGCTTCGGGATGGCAGACGGTGGATCGCGAATAGCTACTGGTATCGCCCGAGTCTCGCTCCGATCCCTGACCTGCTGAGCTGCCACGAGTCTGTTGTTGCCGCCCTCGCGAACGGGCAGGGACTCGAGCTGCGGTACCTGTGGCGGGCGTTCAGTGCAGTCGGCGCCGACTTCGATGACGCAGAGCGCCTTGAGGTGCCACCGGGAACCGCGTTGCTCGTGCGAGACGGCGTCTCAGCGACGCTCGACGGGACCCCGGTGTTCTACGTCCGGCGCAGGCTGCGCGGCGACGAGGCCAGGTTCGTGCTCCGCTACGACAACGCCGACTAG
- a CDS encoding metallophosphoesterase codes for MATLRVLHLTDTHLFGDDSRHYGVVDTADHLRRTLAHVAGREFDLVVCSGDVSEDGSEASYELARELLEPWAAERGARVVFAMGNHDRRESFRAVLGEGQLGVAATPLNGGLDPARPIASVATAGGWRTIVLDTSVPGAGYGALDPAQLDALAVELATPAEHGTILIMHHPPVPAQTDLLGALDLGDADTAALWERLAGSDVRAVLAGHYHLPVVEFVRGIPVVVAPGSANVAAAFEDPAVESASDDFGGATLEVSADRVRVVPFTRPVTGGDVFRMDTETVTRIIAAAGRG; via the coding sequence ATGGCTACTCTGCGCGTGCTCCACCTCACCGACACCCACCTGTTTGGCGACGATTCGCGCCACTACGGCGTGGTCGACACCGCCGACCACCTCAGGCGAACACTCGCGCACGTCGCCGGGCGCGAATTCGACCTCGTCGTCTGCTCGGGCGATGTGAGCGAGGACGGTTCAGAGGCGTCGTACGAGCTCGCGCGCGAGCTACTCGAGCCGTGGGCTGCCGAAAGGGGCGCACGCGTCGTCTTCGCGATGGGCAACCATGACCGCCGGGAGAGCTTCCGCGCTGTCCTCGGTGAGGGCCAGCTGGGCGTCGCAGCGACGCCGCTGAACGGCGGCCTCGACCCCGCGCGGCCGATCGCGTCGGTCGCGACCGCCGGCGGCTGGCGCACGATCGTGCTCGACACCTCGGTTCCGGGCGCGGGCTACGGCGCGCTCGATCCCGCGCAGCTTGATGCGCTGGCTGTCGAACTCGCGACGCCCGCCGAGCACGGCACGATCCTCATCATGCACCACCCGCCCGTTCCCGCCCAGACCGACCTGCTCGGCGCGCTCGACCTCGGCGACGCAGACACGGCGGCGCTCTGGGAGCGGCTTGCCGGCAGTGACGTGCGCGCCGTGCTCGCCGGCCACTACCACCTGCCCGTCGTCGAATTCGTGCGCGGCATTCCCGTCGTCGTCGCCCCCGGCAGCGCGAACGTCGCCGCCGCGTTCGAGGACCCCGCCGTGGAGTCGGCGAGCGACGACTTCGGGGGCGCGACACTCGAGGTGAGCGCCGACCGCGTTCGCGTCGTGCCGTTCACCCGGCCGGTGACGGGCGGCGACGTGTTTCGCATGGACACGGAAACCGTCACCCGCATCATCGCGGCCGCGGGTCGCGGCTAG
- a CDS encoding NADPH-dependent FMN reductase has product MATYNIGFIVGSVSSTSINRRLANALVKLAPQADLTLTEIPIANLPFYSADHDGGIPAAAAEFKQAVEAADGIIIVTPEYNRSVPGVLKNALDTASRPWGQNSFAGKPTAVAGASIGQIGTALAQQHLRSILAFLDAPDLQQPEVYLQMTEGLISEDGEVSNESTAEFLLGWLRTAHAHFELHAKRNG; this is encoded by the coding sequence ATGGCTACGTACAACATCGGTTTCATCGTCGGCAGCGTCTCCTCGACCTCGATCAACCGCCGCCTCGCCAACGCGCTCGTGAAGCTCGCGCCGCAGGCCGACCTCACGCTCACTGAGATCCCGATCGCGAACCTGCCGTTCTATTCCGCCGACCACGACGGTGGCATCCCGGCCGCCGCCGCAGAATTCAAGCAGGCCGTTGAGGCCGCCGACGGCATTATCATCGTCACCCCCGAGTACAACCGCTCGGTGCCCGGCGTGCTGAAGAACGCGCTCGACACCGCGAGTCGCCCCTGGGGGCAGAACAGCTTCGCGGGCAAGCCCACCGCGGTAGCCGGCGCGTCGATCGGCCAGATCGGCACGGCGCTCGCACAGCAGCACCTCCGCTCGATCCTCGCGTTCCTCGATGCGCCCGACCTGCAGCAGCCCGAGGTCTACCTGCAGATGACCGAGGGGCTCATCTCGGAGGATGGCGAGGTGTCGAACGAGTCGACAGCCGAGTTCCTGCTCGGCTGGCTCCGCACCGCCCACGCGCACTTCGAGCTGCACGCGAAGCGCAACGGCTAG